The following proteins are encoded in a genomic region of Haloarcula salinisoli:
- a CDS encoding DUF1931 domain-containing protein — protein sequence MADLIVKAAVKEELDDMNVASDFYDALDAEVEELLADAARRADANDRKTVQPRDL from the coding sequence ATGGCAGACCTAATCGTCAAAGCCGCCGTGAAGGAAGAGCTCGATGACATGAACGTTGCGTCGGACTTCTACGATGCACTCGACGCCGAAGTCGAGGAACTGCTCGCCGACGCCGCTCGACGAGCTGACGCTAACGACCGAAAGACAGTCCAGCCGCGAGACCTGTAA
- the rpiA gene encoding ribose-5-phosphate isomerase RpiA — protein sequence MKQGGSDAAKRAAGESAAEAVEDGMVVGLGTGSTTAHAIRAIGRQVDAGLDIVGVPTSFQSRELAREAGIPLADLDEVSVDLAIDGADEVAGGDLIKGGGAAHAREKIVDASADRLLVVADPTKEAETLSHPVPVEVLSAARTTVAESVRELGGEPTLRQAERKDGPVVTDNGNLVLDCAFGDIDEPAALGRDLASLPGVVEHGLFVGLADEVHVGSEEGVTVREL from the coding sequence ATGAAACAGGGCGGCTCAGACGCGGCGAAACGCGCGGCCGGCGAGTCGGCGGCCGAGGCGGTCGAGGACGGCATGGTCGTCGGGCTGGGCACCGGGTCCACGACGGCCCACGCGATTCGCGCCATCGGCCGGCAGGTCGACGCCGGCCTCGACATCGTCGGCGTCCCGACCTCCTTCCAGTCCCGCGAACTGGCCCGCGAGGCCGGCATCCCGCTTGCCGATTTGGACGAAGTGAGCGTCGACCTGGCCATCGACGGCGCCGACGAGGTGGCCGGCGGTGACCTGATAAAGGGCGGCGGGGCGGCCCACGCCCGCGAGAAGATCGTCGACGCGAGCGCCGACCGCTTGCTCGTCGTCGCCGACCCGACGAAGGAAGCCGAGACGCTCTCCCACCCAGTGCCGGTGGAAGTGCTGTCGGCGGCCCGGACCACCGTCGCCGAGTCGGTCCGGGAACTGGGCGGCGAGCCGACGCTGCGGCAGGCCGAGCGCAAGGACGGCCCCGTCGTCACCGACAACGGGAACCTCGTGCTGGACTGTGCCTTCGGCGATATCGACGAGCCGGCGGCGCTGGGGCGGGACCTGGCGTCGCTGCCCGGCGTCGTCGAACACGGGCTGTTCGTCGGGCTGGCCGACGAGGTCCACGTCGGTAGCGAGGAGGGCGTGACGGTCCGAGAGCTGTAG